One part of the Rutidosis leptorrhynchoides isolate AG116_Rl617_1_P2 chromosome 1, CSIRO_AGI_Rlap_v1, whole genome shotgun sequence genome encodes these proteins:
- the LOC139854876 gene encoding serine carboxypeptidase II-3-like codes for MFHLLIFLFFTVAIATKVPLDQGSSLIHADHWLKNGLPGQPSSGVNFKQCAGEITVDHTAGRALFYYFVESVTNSSTNPLILWLNGEGALTEIGPFGVNPDGQTLYSREFAWNKVANVLFLESPAGVGFSYSNTTSDYNTTGDQRTAEDTYIFLMKWFELYPTFKGRDFYLIGESYAGYYIPELADIILENVKNSRDLNPMINLQGIMIGNGVIDDESFQRGAIDFLWSHALVSQENRDDFSQNCFGGTFGTPPCREAYERLKLVMHDINVFNLYSPMCEPSLINHPPTNKSHPCDLLYVQSYLNLPKVQAALNANRTKLPYTWTPCKVWLQNSGYSADFSAISRQDCLSEKSAVNSASNSVNCQSTAVKRRSTAVNGNQA; via the exons ATGTTTCATCTACTGATATTCTTATTTTTCACTGTCGCAATTGCTACAAAAGTACCCCTAGATCAAGGTTCATCCTTGATTCATGCTGATCATTGGTTGAAAAACGGGCTTCCAGGGCAGCCGTCATCAGGGGTCAACTTTAAACAGTGTGCGGGTGAGATCACTGTTGATCACACGGCTGGGAGAgcattattttattattttgtagaATCTGTGACCAACTCGTCTACCAACCCGTTGATATTGTGGCTCAATGGAG AAG GTGCTTTAACGGAAATCGGTCCATTTGGTGTGAACCCCGATGGTCAAACCCTGTACTCCAGAGAGTTCGCCTGGAACAAAG TGGCGAATGTTTTGTTTTTAGAGTCTCCTGCAGGTGTTGGGTTCTCCTATTCCAACACCACCTCCGATTACAACACAACGGGCGATCAGAGGACAG CGGAAGATACGTACATCTTTCTGATGAAATGGTTTGAATTGTATCCTACATTCAAGGGCAGAGATTTCTACTTGATTGGAGAATCTTATGCAG GGTACTATATACCTGAATTGGCTGACATTATTTTGGAGAATGTCAAGAATTCAAGAGACTTAAACCCCATGATAAACCTTCAAGGAATAATG ATTGGAAACGGGGTGATCGATGATGAAAGTTTTCAAAGGGGAGCGATTGATTTTCTGTGGAGCCATGCATTGGTCTCACAGGAAAATCGTGACGATTTCTCCCAAAATTGCTTTGGTGGCACGTTTGGCACCCCACCTTGTAGAGAGGCTTACGAGAGGTTAAAACTAGTAATGCATGATATTAATGTTTTCAACTTGTATAGCCCAATGTGTGAGCCGTCACTCATCAATCATCCACCCACCAATAAAAGTCATCCTTGCGATCTGTTGTATGTTCAAAGCTACCTGAATCTTCCGAAAGTTCAGGCAGCTCTCAATGCCAACAGGACCAAACTTCCCTACACTTGGACGCCTTGcaa AGTATGGTTGCAAAACTCGGGCTACTCGGCCGATTTCTCGGCGATTAGTCGGCAAGATTGTCTCAGCGAGAAATCGGCAGTCAACTCGGCTAGTAACTCGGTCAACTGCCAGTCAACGGCAGTCAAACGACGTTCAACGGCGGTCAACGGCAACCAAGCCTGA